In Selenomonas sp. TAMA-11512, a genomic segment contains:
- the modB gene encoding molybdate ABC transporter permease subunit, whose product MELFSNLNFSPLYISLKTAAAATVLTFFSGIFLAYVVVSMKRFQGLFDAIITLPMVLPPTVVGFFLLLFLGKRSAIGQILLSFDIQFVFTWQAAVTAAVVVSLPLMYRTARGAFEQIDRNIIHAARTLGVSEWDIFWRVLLPNAKGGILAGLVLSFTRALGEFGATIMVAGNIPGRTQTMSTAIYAAVQANDDATAFLWVGIVVVFSLIVVSLMNAWLAYSTKFSGGGALR is encoded by the coding sequence ATGGAACTATTTTCCAATCTGAATTTTTCCCCGCTCTACATCTCACTAAAGACCGCCGCAGCAGCGACGGTCTTGACCTTCTTTTCCGGGATTTTTTTAGCCTATGTCGTCGTGTCGATGAAGCGATTCCAAGGGCTTTTTGATGCGATTATCACATTGCCCATGGTCTTGCCGCCGACCGTTGTAGGGTTTTTCCTGCTATTGTTTCTAGGCAAGCGGTCAGCAATCGGGCAGATTCTGCTCTCGTTCGATATTCAATTTGTCTTTACATGGCAGGCCGCGGTCACGGCGGCGGTTGTTGTCTCACTTCCCTTGATGTATCGGACGGCGCGCGGCGCCTTTGAACAGATTGACAGGAACATCATCCATGCGGCAAGGACGCTCGGCGTCTCTGAATGGGACATCTTCTGGCGCGTCCTCCTGCCGAATGCAAAGGGCGGCATCCTCGCCGGGCTTGTCCTGTCCTTTACGCGAGCGCTCGGTGAGTTTGGTGCGACCATCATGGTGGCCGGCAATATCCCCGGCAGGACGCAGACGATGTCGACAGCCATCTATGCGGCTGTGCAGGCGAATGATGATGCGACGGCATTCCTGTGGGTGGGCATTGTCGTGGTGTTCTCGCTCATCGTCGTCTCACTCATGAATGCATGGCTCGCCTACTCGACGAAATTCTCGGGAGGCGGTGCTCTTCGATGA
- a CDS encoding ATP-binding cassette domain-containing protein produces MKLLVDIEKKLRNFSLRVAFEADREVLSLLGASGCGKSMTLKCIAGIETPDRGRIVLGDIVLYDSEKRINLPPQERHVGYLFQNYALFPHMTLAENIRFVIRGDKKKKEQIVREEIARFSLDGLEDAYPVALSGGQQQRAAFARMLATRPKLLMLDEPFSALDSYLRWNLERELKKIIEDYGATALLVSHDRGEAYRLSDRIAVIEKGHIEAIRAKEELFQHPETLAATLLTGCKNISKARKVNDGLLIATDWGIELESEDIPDGLQYVAIRAHYFELAEEGASDAIPFRVEEVIEDTFSTILMLAAEKGVGTRSLVRWEFDKGEKTYGIGDIVPLRLPREKMILLTR; encoded by the coding sequence ATGAAACTGCTCGTAGACATCGAAAAGAAGCTCCGTAATTTTTCACTTCGCGTCGCTTTTGAGGCGGATCGGGAAGTGCTCTCGCTTCTGGGGGCATCAGGCTGCGGCAAGAGCATGACGCTGAAATGCATTGCCGGCATCGAGACACCGGACCGCGGGCGTATCGTACTCGGGGACATCGTTCTTTACGACAGCGAAAAGCGAATCAATCTCCCTCCGCAGGAGCGTCATGTCGGGTATCTCTTTCAAAACTATGCGCTTTTCCCGCACATGACATTGGCGGAGAATATTCGCTTTGTCATTCGAGGGGATAAGAAGAAAAAAGAGCAAATCGTCCGTGAGGAGATTGCGCGCTTTTCGCTGGACGGGTTGGAGGACGCGTATCCTGTCGCGCTTTCGGGGGGACAGCAGCAGCGCGCCGCCTTTGCTCGCATGCTGGCAACACGTCCGAAGCTGCTGATGCTTGATGAGCCCTTTTCGGCGCTTGACTCGTATCTTCGATGGAACCTCGAGCGAGAGCTCAAGAAAATCATCGAAGACTATGGGGCGACCGCGCTCCTCGTCTCCCATGACCGAGGCGAGGCATACCGCCTATCGGACCGCATTGCCGTCATCGAGAAGGGCCATATTGAGGCAATTCGTGCAAAGGAAGAGCTCTTTCAACATCCGGAGACACTGGCGGCGACGCTTCTCACGGGGTGCAAGAATATCTCCAAGGCACGCAAAGTCAACGACGGGCTTCTGATTGCGACGGATTGGGGCATAGAGCTTGAGTCGGAGGATATTCCCGACGGATTGCAATACGTAGCGATTCGCGCGCATTATTTCGAGCTTGCGGAAGAGGGGGCGTCGGATGCGATTCCTTTCCGCGTGGAGGAAGTCATCGAGGATACATTCTCCACGATTCTGATGCTCGCCGCCGAAAAGGGCGTCGGTACACGCAGTCTCGTCCGCTGGGAATTCGATAAGGGAGAAAAGACATATGGCATAGGCGATATCGTACCGCTTCGCCTGCCGAGAGAGAAAATGATACTGCTGACAAGATAA
- a CDS encoding isochorismatase family cysteine hydrolase — protein MRKAIVVVDMQNDFIDGALGTKEAREMLPRMVEKLTAEQAAGTAIIFTMDTHGEDYLETQEGKKLPVEHCIRGTAGWQIANALQTFVHAAAAVIEKPAFGATELPAVLTDYDAIELTGLCTDICVISNALILKAFYPEKPIAVDSSCCAGVTPESHANALAAMRMCQVEVR, from the coding sequence ATGCGTAAAGCAATCGTTGTCGTAGATATGCAGAACGACTTTATCGACGGGGCTCTGGGGACGAAAGAGGCGCGGGAGATGCTGCCGCGCATGGTCGAAAAGCTTACGGCGGAGCAGGCGGCGGGCACGGCGATCATCTTCACCATGGATACTCACGGAGAGGACTACCTGGAAACGCAGGAGGGAAAAAAGCTCCCCGTCGAGCACTGCATTCGCGGTACGGCGGGATGGCAGATCGCGAACGCATTGCAGACCTTCGTGCATGCGGCGGCTGCCGTCATCGAAAAGCCCGCCTTCGGCGCGACAGAGCTGCCCGCTGTCCTTACAGACTATGATGCAATCGAACTCACCGGACTTTGTACCGACATCTGTGTCATTTCCAATGCCCTCATCCTCAAGGCGTTCTACCCCGAAAAGCCTATCGCTGTTGACTCCTCCTGCTGCGCGGGCGTAACACCCGAGAGCCATGCGAATGCTCTCGCGGCAATGCGGATGTGTCAGGTGGAGGTGCGGTGA
- the modA gene encoding molybdate ABC transporter substrate-binding protein, translated as MKKQCTLLAAAMLVAAAVIAGCGSSKQAAEPKKDAPPVTLHVAAAASLTDAMKELAENYKKEHPNTTLEFQFGSSGALQKSIQEGGEADLFFSAAQKQMNALEEAGELLEGTRKDLLVNEVVLIMPKDGKKTLTGYEDLAKPEIEKVAVGDKGVPVGQYTEEIFKKLNLTDAVMPKATLASDVRQVLTYVEQGEVDAGIVYATDAVAPNFKNIKIVAKAPEGSHKPVIYPGAVLKASKNADEAKAFLAFVSSPESAKVFEKYGFELAK; from the coding sequence ATGAAGAAACAATGTACACTCTTGGCTGCAGCGATGCTCGTTGCGGCCGCCGTCATCGCCGGCTGCGGAAGCTCCAAACAGGCAGCCGAGCCGAAAAAGGATGCGCCGCCCGTCACACTGCACGTCGCCGCGGCCGCATCTCTCACAGACGCCATGAAGGAACTGGCGGAAAACTACAAGAAGGAGCATCCGAATACAACGCTTGAATTCCAGTTCGGGTCCTCCGGCGCGCTCCAGAAATCCATTCAGGAGGGCGGTGAGGCGGATCTCTTCTTCTCGGCGGCACAGAAGCAGATGAATGCGCTCGAGGAAGCGGGCGAGCTCCTCGAAGGTACGCGCAAAGATCTCCTCGTCAATGAGGTCGTCCTCATCATGCCGAAGGACGGCAAAAAAACACTGACCGGCTACGAGGATCTTGCGAAGCCGGAGATCGAGAAAGTCGCCGTCGGAGATAAGGGAGTCCCGGTCGGTCAGTACACGGAGGAGATCTTCAAGAAGCTCAACCTCACCGATGCGGTCATGCCGAAGGCAACGCTTGCCTCGGATGTCCGCCAAGTGCTGACGTACGTCGAGCAGGGAGAGGTCGACGCCGGCATTGTCTACGCAACGGATGCCGTCGCACCGAACTTCAAGAACATCAAAATCGTTGCCAAGGCTCCGGAGGGCAGCCATAAGCCTGTTATCTATCCCGGTGCCGTTCTGAAGGCAAGCAAGAACGCAGATGAGGCAAAGGCGTTCCTTGCGTTCGTCTCTTCGCCGGAGAGTGCCAAGGTGTTTGAGAAGTACGGCTTCGAGCTTGCGAAGTAA
- a CDS encoding MarR family transcriptional regulator, producing MSVDPYGKHISLLYRHSLSYGNQSMKNFGLGNGLYIFLAHLYDNEGINQEQLAEMVKIDKTTTARAVARLVDLGYVARKTSDFDHRAYILSVTEKGAALRSEFLQTLDAWYAPMLRGFTKNDQQLFLSMLEKALTNILDELDADKLKKTRRVRTRRR from the coding sequence ATGTCTGTCGATCCTTATGGAAAGCACATATCGCTTCTCTACCGCCACAGCCTCAGCTATGGCAATCAGTCTATGAAGAATTTCGGCCTTGGCAACGGACTTTACATTTTTCTCGCGCATCTCTATGATAACGAGGGAATCAATCAGGAGCAGCTTGCCGAAATGGTAAAGATTGATAAGACGACAACGGCTCGTGCCGTCGCACGCCTCGTCGACCTTGGCTACGTTGCTCGTAAGACCTCCGACTTTGATCACCGAGCCTACATTCTGTCGGTCACGGAAAAGGGCGCGGCACTTCGTTCCGAGTTCCTCCAAACACTTGATGCGTGGTATGCCCCCATGCTTCGAGGCTTTACAAAGAACGACCAGCAGCTCTTCTTATCCATGCTTGAAAAGGCTCTGACCAATATTCTGGATGAGCTTGACGCCGATAAACTGAAGAAGACGCGCAGAGTGCGTACCCGGCGGCGTTGA
- a CDS encoding DNA-3-methyladenine glycosylase I has translation MKHECRRCVWVKPDDPIYVKYHDEEWGQPLHDDRALYELFILETFQAGLSWATILHKRENFRRAYEGFIPERVAAFDAAKIEELMQNTGIIRNRRKIEASITNSRVFLDIVREYGSFDKYIWGFTDGKSIRESCELRTTSPLSDEISKDLKRRGMKFVGSTCIYSTLQAIGVLAAHTDDCDWSKA, from the coding sequence ATGAAACACGAATGCAGGCGATGCGTCTGGGTGAAGCCGGACGATCCCATCTATGTAAAGTATCATGACGAAGAGTGGGGGCAGCCGCTCCACGATGATCGGGCACTCTATGAACTCTTTATTCTCGAGACGTTTCAGGCGGGACTGTCGTGGGCAACAATTCTTCACAAGCGAGAGAACTTTCGCCGTGCCTATGAGGGATTCATCCCCGAACGCGTCGCCGCGTTCGATGCGGCAAAGATTGAAGAGCTCATGCAGAACACAGGGATTATCCGAAACCGCCGCAAGATCGAAGCCAGCATTACGAACAGCCGCGTCTTTCTCGACATCGTGCGTGAATACGGCTCATTTGACAAGTATATTTGGGGATTTACGGACGGCAAGTCCATCCGAGAAAGCTGCGAGCTGCGCACGACTTCCCCCCTCTCGGATGAGATATCGAAGGACCTCAAGCGGCGCGGCATGAAGTTTGTCGGCTCAACCTGCATCTACTCAACGCTGCAGGCCATCGGCGTACTCGCCGCACACACGGATGACTGTGATTGGAGCAAAGCATGA